The window AGGGATCTCCATTCTTGTAGGGTActtaaattctaaaaaaaaaaaaaaaagagattccaCGAAAGGATAATAGCCTTCGACATTATTAAATTCctcaaaaacagaaaaaaaaaacaattttctatgCCCtgttatataatacgtattctAAAAtctgtaaattatattattacgtgtataatacaatatttttcattaaaatgtatacaggaattaatatattcagaCACGGCTAGatttagatgaaaaaaaaaaaaattaaaaacaacgCAAAACTGATATAAAGTTGTTtcgtatatcgtataaaaaaaaaaaagttaaataaaataataatgaagcgAGTTAAATGCTTACTATCGCAAGTAATTATGATCGCGCGCATTTTgcaaatttcttatttttgccACACAGATATATTCTTTGTTTTAGAATAtcggaattttttaattcaattctaATCGTAATTGTAACTTTtagttttgttaaaaaatgacTAACATCGCCccattaattgatataaattaaatatttcttgtttttgtttttctttttatattgtaaaaataaccAATCTATAACAAAAATGGTCATTACCACGTTATTTGAAATGTACCTGACCTTAAaggtaaagatataaaatatatcagcAAGAGCATTAAAATGCAAAAacaactatataaaaaaaaaaaaaaaaaaaaactgtagatttcataatatatgttgcaaatattatatattgtataccaACTCCTATTCAGGACCAATGATCTTATTGTATTAAGCGCAAAGATATGttgatatataatgtttttgaaaaattgttatatctGTATGTTTAACAATCATCCTCATGATTGACACAGTATAATAGTATgtaaagtatatttaatatcatttaagaaataaataattatctactAGTTACATACACGATGTTACAATGCTGTTTTGcatgtaattatatagaacaaagatcaaaatataatgttataataagatcaattaaatcttttctGGATAAAGAGTTCCATACCACATTTTATCGAACTATGACTGtctgttatatattttcgtttttactattatcatcGCTATCCACTGTCGCTAACCGCAGTATACCGTGATAACGGTAGCAGTGCGGGCTATCGCGTTAACCGATAACCCCTCTCTgtgtacaattttttaaatttctacgACTTAAAGTTGCTCGTCAAAGCCTTGATTTTATAACGGTTTACGGCTACGATGAGTATAGCCGTAATTCTTGAAAGATTTTAACGAACAAGATCgcattttaaagataaagattcGAGCGAGTACGTGgctttttgaaatttttgaaaaaactttgtttttatgcaaaaaaaaaacttttttttttttttagggaaAAACGCAATCTTTTTGACTACACTAGAAGCGCTCGATCTATTTGTTTAATTGAACAAACGACTGCGTATATTTCGATGCGttttcaaaatcttttcttcttaattccAATTAAACGCCGTCATTTACATTTTACTCTAACGtgctttaataataatcatactttaatgaataaataaattagataaaattatagagaGGTATAATCCGGCACGTgactttttcttgcttttctcaGACGTATTACTATCTTACTAGACAACAAAATTTCTGTCACGCACTAACTCGATTGTTGAATTACGCGCGAAAGGAATATGATTTAACGAGCTTATACCCGATGCAATAGGCGCATGGTGGGGACAGTGTTTACCTATCGCGCTTCTAGTTCGTATTTCGTCCATACTTGTCGCAGAAGCCGCGTGTGTTAGACGACGAAGCAACTTAAATTGTTATCGAGCGAAATcgtaaattttcaatgattttttttgtcacagattctataaattatacttatttattgaatctataaaaatacgaatatgTGCGACGGTAAGTCGAATACTGTGTTATAAAAATGTTCCATCGGgacgtataaatttttttcttttgtcgagAGAAAAACGTAAATCAGTAAGTAGATAAATACCGAAGGAGACTTGCGATGCAGCAATGTGGTTGTAtcaaataatgtaaaaaaaatttaagagtATAATAAGCAATAACctataaatttaatcgtatttaCACTCGAGCTTTATACTTTTAGAGGATGTAATACGCAGAAGATTACTCATAGACGGGGATGGTACTGGAGATGATCGTcgaataaatatgttattaaagTCGTTTGTAAAATGGATAAACAGTTCTGACGCCGATAACACGTTACACGAGAGAATGCTGTCGCAACTTGCCCAGTGTGAATTTGCACAAAGGAAATCTAGACTAGTCTCGAACATGAGTCAAGAAGAATTGAAGAGTTATAGTAATTTATCGAATGAGATAGAAATACAAATAGAGGAAGccaaaaaggaaatagaaaagacaAAAGTAGAACTGCACGAAGCTAAACGcgtaagaaaaaataggataGAGTACGACGTATTGGCAAAGGTTATAAACGAGCAACCGGATAGATTGGAAACCAACGAGAAACTCGCTACGCTGCGTCAGGAATTGGGAAGTCTAAAGGTAATGAAACAACGAATTTCATTAGGAAATTTCTTAACACGCACGATATAAGTTAACTTtttgataaaggaaaaatctGAACAATTGGAGCACAAGTTAGAAATGCGAAGAAAACAGTTTCACGTTCTTATATCCTCTATACATTCTTTGCAAGGAATGTTGGACGAATGCGACGAAGAAATAATGGATATCAGTTTAGAAAATTACGAAGACACTGATACAACTTCTATGGAGATGTCGTAAGGATTAACTTTTTATACGTAACCGAAAAATACAGAACATTCGACATTAaccaatttttaatttcagttTACTAGTTTTAGGTACATGTCTGATAGTTAAGGATAATCTCGTACTTCTTTCCAATACCTGTCCTTCTTTATACTCTACGGCGCACATATCCAAATTCTTGATTATTCCCTTTGAAATAGTGTCGGTACAAGTTTCCGCAATAGCATGCAAATAATCGTTATATAACTCTCCTCTCAAAATCAACAGACTCCTACGTTCCAACAACAAACTGAACTCCAATTTAAGTTGCTGCggctaaaaaagaaaaatgtacatacgtgtacgtaCGCGTGCGCGCGTAGCACGTACGTTCGTTTCGTTAGCAATATTATATTCGACAAAATTTAGTGATCGTATACCTCCGTAATGTCGTTACGTTTGTAGAAATCTAGAAGAGTGTGAGAACCGCAACTGATAGTAGTTACTATCGGGTAAAAAAGTGGACCGTCCGAATGTGcctgttaaaaattaaaatttccaGAAAGGACGTACAAATGTTTGGGTAAGAGCGATATCCGATTGGGTATGGTTGCGCATACGATCGCCACGTACCATTATTCCTTGCGCAGGCAAATACTCGTTAATTAATACATGATTGGGCGGCTTGTCTCGTTCGAAAACATTTAAAGAAGTTATTCTATCAACGTAATTTCGAAGCCactgaaaatttattatcgcatattacattatttttcatttacaacGATTTACTCACGCTTGGTATTTCTTCCGCTATCATCCCCTTGGGGTGAGGTATACCGCCCCAATTTTGTAATCTTCTGTAACTCAATTGAGTCCACTTCGGAAGGGGGACGGTATTAACATGTTTCGTTATttgactttcttcttcttcggttATAAAATTCGGTATGTATTGTGCCATCTCTGGAATCTACAGTTTCATATCTGTATTTTAAGAACCGTCGACATAACCTTTCTCCCTCGgcttacgataaataataacagaCACGAACCTCTCTAACCGCGTTTTCCACGAAAACGCGCTTTCGCGTGCTCATCTTTTGATAATCTTTAACGTCAAAGATGATCGATTAAGAAATGACAACGATCGATCGGAACGATAAAGCAATCTGTATTGATTTAAGAACGTGATACGACGGTCCGATCGGTATCGGATCTCGAGCGAATAATCGTCGAACGCAAGCTGATTGATACGTAAACTCTGTCGTCAGAGAGCGTACGCGTCAACAAACGAGATCGTTTTGTCGTTCAAGCTAAAATCAGTAAATCGACGTAAATTCAACCTCCGATTAGAACATCGATGAgtcgaaagaggaaagagagtgGAGCAACAatcgtcgattcgatcgacttttcaatcatttttggAATATTCTCCGTAAGCCGCGTTTATCAACGAATACGACgacattgttatataattcaattgttcgaatcttttttcatGCGAAACGATCGACTCTCGCTCGTTAATCCTCGTATCGTGTGATATTTGTAATGAAAtctataaattgataaattctGGTGTAGACGTCGGGCGAGCCCACTGCGCACGGCTTAGTCCAAGAAAATATACCGACGATTTGATCGTTGTAAGTTAGCGGACTGCCGCTATCGCCctgacaaagaaaagaaaagaaaaaggatatatacgtatgtggcAATGTGCAGTCATAAAGTTATAAAGATCGACGACTACCTTGCAGGCGCCAACTCCCTTATGTTCCAAGGTACACAGTTGGGACGGTAAAATAGTATTGTTGTAATACGTTTGACAATCCTCGTTGGTTATAGTGGTAAGAGTCACTTTTTGTAAGACGTTCGACAACGGACCAAGCGAATGACGTCTGCCCCAACCGGTTAAGATCGCCGATACGTTTTCCGGCGTGTCCGAAGCTGGCAGATCGATGAGATTCTGTTTAGAACTCAAGGTTACGTTCTCGCTCAACTGCAAAGGGAAACGTTTAGAAATACGTTCTAATACGTCGCGCTGCAACGATTTTTATCGAGGATGACTCACCGTGAGGACGACCAAGTCGTGAGTCCACGAGTTCTCCGCGCCGAAAACGTAATCGGGATGACAATGGACGTTCTTCACTCGTTGAACCTGACCGCCTCTTTTGACATTCCTCGTACCAGTCACCACCGACAGATCGTCGTAAGGTTCCTCGAAGAGCTCGCACACGCAATGCGCGGCACTCAAGACGTGTCTTTCGCTTATCAACGCGCCCCCGCAAATGTGCACGGCGTCCGAATAACGTAAAGAGACTTGAAAGGGAAACTCCTTCGAATCGCTGTCTTCTCCGCCTGCTATTCTTTTAACGCGCGAACCGCGAGTCTCTGTTTTAAAGCACGCCAAGAGATGACGGAGCGATTCTCCTTTTTACCGTGACATCGTTACGAGTCGTTAAAAACAAATTCGCGAGAGCGTACGTGTACATTTACGTTTTTCCTTACCTCGACCAATAGCAGCCGTCGTCGACGTGATTACCAGAAATAAAAGCGTGATGATATTGCGGCTCGCCATATCGCGTATAAAGTTTCAAATCTTCCAGTAGTAGAACGGATAGAGAATCGAAAAGGAACGATTGCTTTACATCGCGACTTTTTCGCGTCCTTCGATCACACCTGTCTTTACTCACGTCTCTACGTAAATAATATCTCGCGAGGCGATCGAGCTTGCGTCCAACGATTTACTAAAATAGAGCGGTGCTCTTACGGCGATACCTCGTATTTGCCCTCTCGACGAACGTAAACAAACATTCGGGAGAATCTCACTGATATCGCTTTCTACGCTTTATCGTCGTCTTCGGCTCGACGAGTTTTCCTTAGAACGTATAGAGCGAACCACACGACCGGAggaataaattctttaattctttctacGCGAAACCGCGTCAATAGCTGGGATCAAATTCGAAAGCGTTAGCGCGTTACTATCTCTTGCGTCGTATCGTCCACGTTTCTTAAAGTTGGATTATTTACTCGGCGCGAGAGTCAATATACCGTATAAAATAGGAACGCGATTCTTCGCTAGATAgctaattttgataataaattttgacgCGTTTATCTCCCGAGGCTGTAGGTCGGTCGTTGGTGTGGACGAATTGCATTGGTAGGGAAACTGGTGCGCCAGCGCGCATCCTTCTCTACAAAGGAACGAATCGCGCACACGTAAACGCGCTCCTCCTATTACGCACGTAGGAGGAAGTAGCACAGAGtgcacgtacatatgtactacCTGGCGTATCCAAGCGTACGACGCACGATGGCCAGCGAAACGGTACATTTGGACGATCGCGGTTTCGATTGatttcgttcgtcgtcgtcgtcgtcgccgccgtcgccgtcgtcgtcgtcgtcgccgtcgtcgccgtcgtcgtcgtcgccgtcgccgtcgtcgtcgccgccgtcgtcgtcgtcgccgccgccgccgtcgtcgtcgtcgtcgtcgtcgtcgtcgacgccGTCATCTTCGTAGCGTGCGATAGAAGCGATAACATAGGACGATTAAACGGTCGAGAATACGGCGGCAATAGGCGAGTTATAAAAGGAAAGTGCTTTGACAGAGCGCCGTGAAAGAGAAACTGGTTGTTGCTTGCGCACCAGCTATGTTGTAACTTTTGACCAGTTCGATGGATAGGATATGTGACTTCCATTGTAAGTACCAGGAAAGGCGCGAGGATCGATCTTAATTCACTTAACCGATCGCCCACGATACCGTTCGCGACGATGTTTTACCAGAGAGACGTCGATCGCTCCGTTGCAAAAATGGCCTATCGTTACAACAAATCCGTCGTGTTGTGTTTGAGGTTATATTATCCATTTTAGTAAAATTTTTGGCTGCACCCATCGTGtacaacattatttatatcttttatcttagAATTGtcttcttttgttctctttctcgacaCGTTTGAAAATGCATGTAAACAAGTAAATCAATTTCACTTTCAGAGTGAAGTATAGCAAATGGAAGGTTTTAAGGTGAAAGATGAACCGATGGATGCATTAGCCATAGACAGTCAGGTTATGGTAAACATTTTGCATGAAACTGCAACACGATACGATTCGATGATACCGCGcgaaatttaatagaaacatTGCTTTAAGGACGAAAATATTGTAAGCGTCGTACTTAAAGAAGAACCTGGAGATAGATTCGATCCGGACTACATGGAGGATATATGCTCTGGTACTTTCGAGAAGGTATTCTTACCTATCGAAAACAGTGAAGTGGATTTTTCCAATGAGATGGTAACCAGTCTAACTTTAAGACTTAACGTTTATAAGTTTAGTAGGCGAGCGTTGAAGGCGAGCGAACAACGGCGATGGTACAGTGCCTTTTTCGTTGACAGGTAAAGTTAGAGCTGGAGGGAGAAACTAGCGGACATCCGAACTGGACGGCACAGATCACGGCGACTAACCTTTGCGAGAAAGAAGATGGCATACCGCATAGGTGTTTAAGTGCGGCGGACTTTATGCAAGCTCAAGACGCCGAGAAGCATCCTGTATTTTGTGCTAACGGACAGCAGCCCAAATTTTACAAGATTCAATGTTCCATCTGCAAGAAATGGTTTCTTAACAACGATTCTATGGTCACGCATTTAAGAATGCATTGTAACGGGAATCAGTGCGAGGTTTGTCAGCAAAACTTTCAAGACAGTTCCAGCTTGCATGCGCATATGTTAACACACGTCGGTATGAGTCCACTGGAGTGCAATGTTTGTCAGAAGAGATTCGCTTATAAGTGGTGCTTAAGAAATCATATGCAAATGCATTCGATAGATAAACCATATGACTGTGATGCTTTGCAACAGGGATTTATGAAAAAGCCTGAAGGTAACGACGAGCAGTCGTTGAGTACGGGAGAAAGACCCTTCGAATGTGACGTATGCCATGCTACGtttcgagagaaaggaaatttgAATCGACACATGCTGATTCACACCGGTGAGAGGCCCTACAAATGCGAGATATGCTACGCGGCGTTCAGGGAGAAAGCTAAATTAAACATTCACATGCCCATTCACACGGGCATGAAGCAGTTTAAATGTACCATGTGTCACAGATCGTTCGCCCAAAAAACTGCTCTCAACAATCACATGCTGGCGCATAGCGGAGAAAAGCCGCACGCCTGTAACATTTGCGAGAAGACGTACAAAAGGAAATCGGAATTGATCAGGCATACGATGGTTCATACCGGCGAACGACCTTACGAATGTAAAGAGTGCCTAATGACGTTTAGGGAAAAGGCTAAGCTAAATTCTCACATGTTGGTTCACACCGGCGAGAAACCCCACGAATGTCATATATGCCACAAAGCGTGCGCGCGCAAGTCCGATTTGAACAGTCACATGTTGTTGCATACCGGCGGGCAATACGATTGCAAGGTTTGCGATAAAATTTTCACGCGTAAGTCCGATCTGAATAGACATACCTTGATACATACGGGTGAAAAGCCATTCGCGTGCGATCTCTGCGACATGGCGTtcagagaaaaaacgagattGAATTCTCATATGCTGATACATACCGGTGATAAGAGGCACGCATGCCATATTTGTCAGAAaacgtttaaagaaaaatcgtcgttGAGAAAGCACATGTTGAGTCATACGGGCGACAGACCGTACGAATGTTACGTATGTCACAAGGCGTTTACGCAAAAGACTACTTTGAACAGTCACATTTTGGTACATGCCGGGGAAAGGCCTTACGAGTGCAGCACTTgtcagaaaatttttaaagacaAGGCTGCGTTGAAGAAGCATTTATCGATGCATATCAATGAAAAGAATCACGAATGTTTGATTTGCTTAAAGAAATTTAGTCATAAGGCCGCATTGAACAGTCACCTGTCGACCAATCATACATCTTAATCCGTGAAGATCTAGtccgatttttctttacatcGAGCGCACGGTAATGCTTGTAGCCGTATTACGTGCTCAC is drawn from Vespula pensylvanica isolate Volc-1 chromosome 10, ASM1446617v1, whole genome shotgun sequence and contains these coding sequences:
- the LOC122632614 gene encoding THO complex subunit 7 homolog, which translates into the protein MCDEDVIRRRLLIDGDGTGDDRRINMLLKSFVKWINSSDADNTLHERMLSQLAQCEFAQRKSRLVSNMSQEELKSYSNLSNEIEIQIEEAKKEIEKTKVELHEAKRVRKNRIEYDVLAKVINEQPDRLETNEKLATLRQELGSLKEKSEQLEHKLEMRRKQFHVLISSIHSLQGMLDECDEEIMDISLENYEDTDTTSMEMSFRYMSDS
- the LOC122632611 gene encoding chymotrypsin-2-like isoform X2; the encoded protein is MASRNIITLLFLVITSTTAAIGRETRGSRVKRIAGGEDSDSKEFPFQVSLRYSDAVHICGGALISERHVLSAAHCVCELFEEPYDDLSVVTGTRNVKRGGQVQRVKNVHCHPDYVFGAENSWTHDLVVLTNLIDLPASDTPENVSAILTGWGRRHSLGPLSNVLQKVTLTTITNEDCQTYYNNTILPSQLCTLEHKGVGACKGDSGSPLTYNDQIVGIFSWTKPCAVGSPDVYTRIYQFIDFITNITRYED
- the LOC122632611 gene encoding chymotrypsin-2-like isoform X1, whose product is MASRNIITLLFLVITSTTAAIGRETRGSRVKRIAGGEDSDSKEFPFQVSLRYSDAVHICGGALISERHVLSAAHCVCELFEEPYDDLSVVTGTRNVKRGGQVQRVKNVHCHPDYVFGAENSWTHDLVVLTLSENVTLSSKQNLIDLPASDTPENVSAILTGWGRRHSLGPLSNVLQKVTLTTITNEDCQTYYNNTILPSQLCTLEHKGVGACKGDSGSPLTYNDQIVGIFSWTKPCAVGSPDVYTRIYQFIDFITNITRYED
- the LOC122632602 gene encoding gastrula zinc finger protein XlCGF57.1-like isoform X1, whose amino-acid sequence is MEGFKVKDEPMDALAIDSQVMDENIVSVVLKEEPGDRFDPDYMEDICSGTFEKVFLPIENSEVDFSNEMVKLELEGETSGHPNWTAQITATNLCEKEDGIPHRCLSAADFMQAQDAEKHPVFCANGQQPKFYKIQCSICKKWFLNNDSMVTHLRMHCNGNQCEVCQQNFQDSSSLHAHMLTHVGMSPLECNVCQKRFAYKWCLRNHMQMHSIDKPYDCDALQQGFMKKPEGNDEQSLSTGERPFECDVCHATFREKGNLNRHMLIHTGERPYKCEICYAAFREKAKLNIHMPIHTGMKQFKCTMCHRSFAQKTALNNHMLAHSGEKPHACNICEKTYKRKSELIRHTMVHTGERPYECKECLMTFREKAKLNSHMLVHTGEKPHECHICHKACARKSDLNSHMLLHTGGQYDCKVCDKIFTRKSDLNRHTLIHTGEKPFACDLCDMAFREKTRLNSHMLIHTGDKRHACHICQKTFKEKSSLRKHMLSHTGDRPYECYVCHKAFTQKTTLNSHILVHAGERPYECSTCQKIFKDKAALKKHLSMHINEKNHECLICLKKFSHKAALNSHLSTNHTS
- the LOC122632602 gene encoding zinc finger protein OZF-like isoform X3 — translated: MEGFKVKDEPMDALAIDSQVMDENIVSVVLKEEPGDRFDPDYMEDICSGTFEKVFLPIENSEVDFSNEMVKLELEGETSGHPNWTAQITATNLCEKEDGIPHRCLSAADFMQAQDAEKHPVFCANGQQPKFYKIQCSICKKWFLNNDSMVTHLRMHCNGNQCEGFMKKPEGNDEQSLSTGERPFECDVCHATFREKGNLNRHMLIHTGERPYKCEICYAAFREKAKLNIHMPIHTGMKQFKCTMCHRSFAQKTALNNHMLAHSGEKPHACNICEKTYKRKSELIRHTMVHTGERPYECKECLMTFREKAKLNSHMLVHTGEKPHECHICHKACARKSDLNSHMLLHTGGQYDCKVCDKIFTRKSDLNRHTLIHTGEKPFACDLCDMAFREKTRLNSHMLIHTGDKRHACHICQKTFKEKSSLRKHMLSHTGDRPYECYVCHKAFTQKTTLNSHILVHAGERPYECSTCQKIFKDKAALKKHLSMHINEKNHECLICLKKFSHKAALNSHLSTNHTS
- the LOC122632602 gene encoding zinc finger protein OZF-like isoform X2 gives rise to the protein MEDICSGTFEKVFLPIENSEVDFSNEMVKLELEGETSGHPNWTAQITATNLCEKEDGIPHRCLSAADFMQAQDAEKHPVFCANGQQPKFYKIQCSICKKWFLNNDSMVTHLRMHCNGNQCEVCQQNFQDSSSLHAHMLTHVGMSPLECNVCQKRFAYKWCLRNHMQMHSIDKPYDCDALQQGFMKKPEGNDEQSLSTGERPFECDVCHATFREKGNLNRHMLIHTGERPYKCEICYAAFREKAKLNIHMPIHTGMKQFKCTMCHRSFAQKTALNNHMLAHSGEKPHACNICEKTYKRKSELIRHTMVHTGERPYECKECLMTFREKAKLNSHMLVHTGEKPHECHICHKACARKSDLNSHMLLHTGGQYDCKVCDKIFTRKSDLNRHTLIHTGEKPFACDLCDMAFREKTRLNSHMLIHTGDKRHACHICQKTFKEKSSLRKHMLSHTGDRPYECYVCHKAFTQKTTLNSHILVHAGERPYECSTCQKIFKDKAALKKHLSMHINEKNHECLICLKKFSHKAALNSHLSTNHTS